One stretch of Mycolicibacterium fallax DNA includes these proteins:
- a CDS encoding TetR/AcrR family transcriptional regulator: MATIEDRIAESTLHLLRTGGPRAVNVEAVADHSGIAKTTIYRRHPDRRDMLATALSRVVIPPPPEFGTSAADRLRWIIEHAIDPVDHGIGLGGRAALLLTDDDPAFTELFRRILADQRAPLIAAVEAGRADGSMRADLDAATLIDAIVGSYLAEYSRTGARAEDWRQRLFTLFWPTVRAAG, from the coding sequence ATGGCGACGATCGAGGACCGTATCGCCGAGTCCACGCTGCACCTGCTGCGCACCGGCGGCCCGCGCGCGGTCAACGTCGAAGCGGTCGCGGATCACTCGGGCATCGCCAAGACGACGATCTACCGGCGGCACCCGGACCGCCGGGACATGCTGGCCACCGCGCTGTCGAGGGTGGTCATCCCGCCGCCGCCGGAGTTCGGCACCAGCGCGGCGGACCGGCTCCGCTGGATCATCGAACACGCCATCGATCCGGTGGATCACGGCATCGGGCTGGGTGGGCGCGCGGCCCTGCTGCTGACCGACGACGACCCGGCCTTCACCGAGCTGTTCCGCCGGATCCTCGCCGACCAGCGGGCGCCCCTGATCGCCGCCGTCGAGGCCGGCCGGGCCGACGGTTCAATGCGCGCGGACCTCGACGCCGCAACCCTGATCGACGCCATCGTCGGGTCCTACCTGGCCGAATACTCGCGCACCGGCGCGCGCGCCGAGGACTGGCGCCAGCGGCTGTTCACGCTGTTCTGGCCGACCGTGCGGGCTGCGGGCTAG
- a CDS encoding TIGR02569 family protein, with translation MTVERPPDHVLAAFGLNAARSVQLGAGWEDGWRFGEVVLSLVADHARAAWSAKVRETLFVDGLRLARPVRSTDGRFVVSGWRADTYVAGTPEPRHDEVVSAAVRLHEGTAKLERPRFLTQPPIAPWSEVDVFTAADRAAWEERPLHSLPSGARLSPGSADGQRSVDLLNELATLRKPTRSPNQLVHGDLYGTVLFAGAAAPGITDITPYWRPAPWAAGVAVVDALSWGDADDGLIDRWDALPEWPQMLLRALMFRLAVHALHPRSTAAAFPGLARTAALVRLVL, from the coding sequence GTGACTGTCGAACGGCCACCGGATCACGTGCTTGCCGCGTTCGGGCTGAACGCCGCCCGCTCGGTGCAGCTCGGCGCCGGTTGGGAGGACGGCTGGCGCTTCGGCGAGGTGGTGTTGTCGCTGGTCGCCGACCACGCCCGGGCGGCCTGGTCGGCCAAGGTCCGCGAGACGCTGTTCGTCGACGGCCTGCGGCTGGCCCGGCCGGTGCGCTCCACCGACGGCCGGTTCGTGGTCTCGGGCTGGCGGGCGGACACCTACGTCGCCGGCACCCCCGAGCCGCGGCACGACGAGGTGGTCTCCGCCGCGGTGCGGCTGCACGAGGGCACCGCCAAGCTGGAGCGGCCGCGCTTTCTGACTCAGCCGCCGATCGCGCCGTGGTCGGAGGTCGACGTGTTCACCGCCGCGGACCGGGCCGCCTGGGAGGAACGCCCGCTGCACTCGCTGCCGTCGGGCGCGCGACTGTCCCCGGGGTCGGCCGACGGCCAGCGCTCGGTCGATCTGCTCAACGAGCTGGCCACCCTGCGCAAGCCGACCCGCAGCCCCAATCAATTGGTGCACGGCGACCTGTACGGCACCGTGCTGTTCGCCGGGGCTGCCGCGCCCGGCATCACCGACATCACGCCGTACTGGCGGCCGGCGCCGTGGGCGGCGGGGGTGGCCGTCGTCGACGCGCTGTCCTGGGGCGACGCCGACGACGGGCTGATCGATCGCTGGGACGCGCTGCCGGAGTGGCCGCAGATGTTGTTGCGCGCGTTGATGTTCCGGCTCGCGGTGCACGCACTGCACCCGCGTTCCACCGCCGCGGCGTTCCCGGGGCTGGCCCGGACCGCGGCGCTGGTGCGGCTGGTGCTCTGA
- the moeZ gene encoding adenylyltransferase/sulfurtransferase MoeZ, which yields MPSLPPVVEPAAELSRDEITRYSRHLIIPGFGDEAQRRLKNARVLVIGAGGLGSPALLYLAAAGVGTLGIIDFDVVEESNLQRQIIHGQADVGRPKAVSARESVLALNPAITVRLHEFRLEAANAVELFADYDLILDGADNFATRYLVNDAAALAHKPYVWGSIYRFTGQIAVFWEDAPDGRGLNLRDLYPEPPPPGMVPSCAEGGVLGVLCGSVASIMGTEAIKLITGTGESLLGRLMLYDALAMTYRTIRLGKDPAGAPITGLIDYDEFCGIPAAPTGVGTIGPAELHELRCAGTEFALIDVREPGEWAINRIDGAVLVPKSEIDAGVGLDRVPADRPVVLYCKSGLRSADVAATLRAAGITDVVSLTGGIVEWARRFDPDMVVY from the coding sequence ATGCCGTCGCTGCCACCCGTGGTGGAACCCGCCGCCGAGCTGTCCCGGGACGAAATCACCCGGTACAGCCGACATTTGATCATCCCCGGTTTCGGCGACGAGGCGCAGCGACGGCTGAAGAACGCCCGGGTGCTGGTGATCGGGGCCGGTGGGCTGGGCTCCCCGGCGCTGCTGTACCTGGCCGCCGCCGGGGTGGGCACCCTGGGCATCATCGACTTCGACGTCGTCGAGGAATCCAACCTGCAGCGTCAGATCATTCACGGCCAGGCCGACGTCGGTCGGCCCAAGGCGGTCAGCGCGCGCGAGTCGGTGCTGGCGCTCAATCCGGCAATCACGGTGCGGCTGCACGAGTTTCGGCTGGAGGCGGCCAATGCCGTCGAGCTGTTCGCCGACTACGACCTGATCCTGGACGGGGCCGACAACTTCGCCACCCGCTACCTGGTCAACGACGCCGCCGCGCTGGCGCACAAGCCCTACGTCTGGGGATCGATCTACCGGTTCACCGGGCAGATCGCGGTGTTCTGGGAGGACGCCCCGGACGGCCGCGGGCTGAACCTGCGCGACCTGTACCCCGAACCCCCGCCGCCGGGCATGGTGCCGTCGTGCGCCGAGGGCGGGGTGCTCGGTGTGCTGTGCGGCTCGGTCGCCTCGATCATGGGCACCGAGGCGATCAAGCTGATCACCGGCACCGGTGAATCCCTGCTCGGCCGGCTGATGCTCTATGACGCGCTGGCCATGACCTACCGCACCATCCGGCTCGGTAAGGACCCGGCGGGCGCGCCGATCACCGGGCTGATCGACTACGACGAGTTCTGCGGCATCCCGGCCGCCCCGACCGGCGTCGGCACCATCGGTCCCGCCGAGCTGCACGAACTGCGCTGCGCGGGAACAGAGTTCGCGCTGATCGACGTTCGCGAGCCGGGGGAGTGGGCGATCAACCGGATCGACGGCGCGGTGCTGGTGCCCAAGTCCGAGATCGACGCCGGGGTGGGTCTGGACCGGGTGCCGGCCGACCGCCCGGTGGTGCTGTACTGCAAATCCGGGCTGCGCTCGGCCGATGTGGCGGCCACCCTGCGCGCGGCCGGGATCACCGATGTGGTGTCGCTGACGGGCGGCATCGTCGAGTGGGCGCGGCGGTTCGACCCCGACATGGTCGTCTACTGA
- a CDS encoding DUF3152 domain-containing protein: MTYPGRGGGSRVPVLRSDLREPLRAQRDPLAGDAGRPRSNRDDRRQYPKQSWLGRFIATYGWRAYALPVLTVVTVIVLYQTVAGSSTPPAAIEEPPAQGSELGAHATTIIGAPPKGLTEFDANLPTGLLPGNDPYTEAGERSWRIVPGTGEQVGQGTVKVFNYTIEVEDGLDPTNYYGDDAFAAMVTQTLASPKSWTHDPRIAFRRVDAGFEGEPDFRVSLTSPMTVREGCGYEIELEASCFNPAYRPADGGEPQSRVFLNEARWVRGAMPFQGDIGSYRQYLINHEVGHAIGYQQHEPCAENGALAPIMMQQTFSTSNDDASKFDPGQVGADGKSCRFNPWPYPIA, translated from the coding sequence GTGACCTACCCGGGACGTGGCGGAGGAAGTCGCGTGCCCGTGCTGCGCAGCGACCTGCGGGAACCCCTGCGCGCCCAGCGCGACCCGCTGGCCGGGGACGCCGGCCGGCCCCGGTCCAACCGCGACGATCGCCGCCAGTACCCCAAGCAGAGCTGGCTGGGCCGCTTCATCGCCACCTACGGCTGGCGTGCCTACGCGCTGCCGGTGCTGACCGTCGTCACCGTGATCGTGCTGTACCAGACGGTGGCCGGCAGCTCGACGCCGCCGGCCGCCATCGAGGAGCCGCCGGCGCAGGGCTCGGAACTCGGCGCGCACGCCACCACGATCATCGGCGCCCCGCCCAAGGGCCTGACCGAATTCGACGCCAACCTGCCGACCGGCCTGCTGCCCGGCAACGACCCCTACACCGAGGCCGGGGAGCGCAGCTGGCGCATCGTGCCGGGCACCGGTGAGCAGGTCGGGCAGGGCACGGTGAAGGTGTTCAACTACACCATCGAGGTGGAGGACGGGCTGGACCCGACCAACTACTACGGCGACGACGCGTTCGCCGCGATGGTCACCCAGACCCTGGCCAGCCCGAAGAGCTGGACCCATGACCCGCGGATCGCGTTCCGCCGGGTGGATGCCGGGTTCGAGGGGGAACCGGACTTCCGGGTGTCACTGACCTCGCCGATGACGGTGCGGGAGGGCTGCGGCTACGAGATCGAGCTGGAAGCCTCCTGCTTCAACCCGGCCTATCGGCCGGCCGACGGCGGCGAACCGCAGTCCCGGGTGTTCCTCAACGAGGCCCGCTGGGTGCGCGGCGCGATGCCGTTCCAGGGCGACATCGGCTCCTACCGGCAGTACCTGATCAACCACGAGGTCGGCCACGCCATCGGCTACCAGCAGCACGAGCCGTGCGCCGAGAACGGGGCGCTGGCGCCGATCATGATGCAGCAGACCTTCTCCACCTCCAACGACGACGCCTCGAAGTTCGACCCCGGGCAGGTCGGGGCCGACGGCAAGTCCTGTCGATTCAACCCCTGGCCCTACCCGATCGCCTGA
- a CDS encoding TetR/AcrR family transcriptional regulator — MSNLANSARPNGGSPDGAERTSGSGSSRRGVRMPRDERRGQLLRSASEVFVDRGYHAAGMDEIADRAGVSKPVLYQHFASKLELYLAVLALHVDNLVSGVRRALRTTTDNRLRVRSAVQAFFDFIEQDDQGYRLIFANDYTSEPTVNAQVKVATESCIDAVFDLVSHDSGLDPHRARMIAVGLVAISVDSARYWLDNGKPITKDSAVEGTVAFIWGGLSHVPLARA, encoded by the coding sequence ATGAGCAATCTGGCCAATTCGGCCCGCCCGAACGGCGGTTCCCCGGACGGCGCGGAGCGCACATCGGGTTCCGGTTCGAGCCGCCGCGGGGTCCGGATGCCGCGCGACGAGCGCCGCGGCCAGCTGCTGCGGTCGGCCTCGGAGGTGTTCGTCGACCGCGGCTATCACGCCGCGGGCATGGACGAGATCGCCGACCGGGCCGGGGTCTCCAAACCGGTGCTCTACCAGCACTTCGCCTCCAAGCTGGAGCTGTACCTGGCGGTGCTGGCGCTGCACGTGGACAACCTGGTCTCCGGGGTGCGACGGGCCCTGCGCACCACCACCGACAACCGGCTGCGGGTGCGCTCCGCGGTGCAGGCGTTCTTCGACTTCATCGAGCAGGACGACCAGGGCTACCGGCTGATCTTCGCCAACGACTACACCAGCGAGCCGACCGTCAACGCCCAGGTCAAGGTCGCCACCGAGTCCTGCATCGACGCGGTGTTCGACCTGGTCAGCCACGACTCCGGGCTGGACCCGCACCGCGCCCGGATGATCGCCGTCGGGCTGGTGGCGATCAGCGTGGACTCGGCGCGCTACTGGCTGGACAACGGGAAGCCGATCACCAAGGATTCCGCCGTCGAGGGCACCGTCGCGTTCATCTGGGGCGGCCTGTCGCACGTCCCGCTGGCGCGGGCCTGA
- a CDS encoding DUF3107 domain-containing protein — protein MDVKIGITDSPRELVFASTETPEELEKQVSAALSGDGNSVLSLTDEKGRRFLVQTAKISYVEIGPADGGRVGFGIGGAAK, from the coding sequence GTGGACGTCAAGATCGGCATCACGGACAGCCCGCGCGAGCTCGTCTTCGCCAGCACCGAAACCCCCGAGGAGCTGGAGAAGCAGGTCAGCGCCGCGCTGTCCGGCGACGGCAACTCGGTGCTGAGCCTGACCGACGAGAAGGGCCGCCGCTTCCTGGTGCAGACCGCCAAGATCTCCTACGTGGAGATCGGCCCCGCCGACGGCGGCCGGGTCGGCTTCGGCATCGGCGGTGCGGCCAAGTAG
- a CDS encoding ferritin-like fold-containing protein: MRSTTVSADHPGINELFALLAYGEVAAFYRLTDEARMAPDLSGRINMAQMAAAEMGHYGLLREALQQRGVDVQEAMAAYAPVLESYHSQTIPRTWLEALVKTYIGDALAADFYLEIADALPEEVAGVVREVLAETGNSQFVVSEVRAAVTASQQQRHRLALWSRRLLGEAITQAQYVLAERDELVDLVVSGTDGLGHLAEFFERLQRTHADRMAELGLA; encoded by the coding sequence ATGCGTTCGACAACGGTCTCGGCGGACCACCCCGGGATCAACGAACTGTTCGCCCTGCTGGCCTACGGCGAGGTGGCCGCGTTCTACCGGCTGACCGACGAGGCGCGGATGGCCCCGGACCTGAGCGGCCGGATCAACATGGCCCAGATGGCCGCCGCCGAGATGGGCCACTACGGCCTGCTACGCGAGGCCCTGCAGCAGCGCGGCGTCGACGTGCAGGAGGCAATGGCGGCGTACGCGCCGGTGCTGGAGTCCTACCACTCCCAGACCATCCCGCGCACCTGGCTGGAGGCGCTGGTCAAGACCTACATCGGTGACGCGCTGGCGGCCGATTTCTACCTGGAGATCGCCGACGCGCTGCCCGAGGAGGTGGCCGGCGTGGTCCGCGAGGTGCTGGCCGAGACCGGGAACTCGCAGTTTGTGGTGTCCGAGGTGCGGGCCGCGGTGACGGCCAGCCAGCAGCAGCGGCACCGGCTCGCGCTGTGGTCCCGCCGGCTGCTCGGCGAGGCGATCACCCAGGCGCAGTACGTGCTGGCCGAGCGCGACGAGCTGGTGGACCTGGTGGTCTCCGGCACCGACGGGCTCGGGCACCTGGCCGAGTTCTTCGAGCGGCTGCAGCGCACCCACGCCGACCGGATGGCCGAGCTCGGCCTGGCCTAG
- a CDS encoding DEAD/DEAH box helicase, which translates to MTHINKSFAELGVRDEIVRALRERGIEHPFAIQELTLPMALAGDDLIGQARTGMGKTFAFGVPLLHKVSTDADRPLSGAPRALIVVPTRELCIQVYEDLCGAAQYLTAPAGEGERPLSVVAIYGGRPYEPQIEALQAGADVVVGTPGRLLDLANQGHLQLGGLSVLVLDEADEMLDLGFLPDIERILRLTPDTRQSMLFSATMPDPIITLARTFMNQPTHIRAEAPHSAATHDTTEQFAYRAHALDKVEMVSRILQAEGRGATMIFTRTKRTAQKVADELGERGFKVGAVHGDLGQIAREKALAAFRTGDVDVLVATDVAARGIDIDDITHVINYQIPDDEQSYVHRIGRTGRAGKTGIAVTLVDWDEMPRWGMIDKALGLDTPEPAETYSNSPHLYEELNIPTGATGSIGAPKRTSSKRTERAPRAERESKPRERTRERRRTRGGQAATAAAAADGSEATATVIAEPSAGSAEGSEAPRRRRRRRPRKAPAAAAAAPAADG; encoded by the coding sequence ATGACTCATATCAACAAGTCCTTCGCCGAACTCGGCGTGCGCGACGAGATCGTCCGCGCCCTGCGTGAGCGCGGCATCGAGCATCCGTTCGCCATCCAGGAACTCACCCTGCCGATGGCCCTGGCCGGCGACGACCTGATCGGCCAGGCCCGCACCGGCATGGGCAAGACCTTCGCCTTCGGCGTGCCGCTGCTGCACAAGGTCAGCACCGACGCCGACCGCCCGCTGTCCGGCGCGCCGCGCGCGCTGATCGTGGTGCCCACCCGCGAGCTGTGCATCCAGGTCTACGAGGACCTGTGCGGCGCCGCCCAGTACCTGACCGCCCCCGCCGGCGAGGGCGAGCGCCCGCTGTCGGTCGTCGCCATCTACGGCGGACGGCCCTACGAGCCACAGATCGAGGCGCTGCAGGCCGGCGCCGACGTCGTCGTCGGCACCCCGGGCCGGCTGCTGGACCTGGCCAACCAGGGCCACCTGCAGCTCGGCGGGCTGTCGGTGCTGGTGCTCGACGAGGCCGACGAGATGCTGGACCTGGGCTTCCTGCCCGACATCGAGCGGATCCTGCGGCTGACCCCGGACACCCGGCAGTCGATGCTGTTCTCCGCGACGATGCCGGATCCGATCATCACGCTGGCCCGCACCTTCATGAACCAGCCGACCCACATCCGGGCCGAGGCCCCGCATTCGGCGGCCACCCACGACACCACCGAGCAGTTTGCCTACCGTGCGCACGCGCTGGACAAGGTGGAGATGGTCAGCCGGATCCTGCAGGCCGAGGGCCGCGGCGCCACGATGATCTTCACCCGCACCAAGCGGACCGCGCAGAAGGTCGCCGACGAGCTCGGCGAGCGCGGCTTCAAGGTCGGCGCCGTACACGGTGACCTGGGCCAGATCGCCCGGGAGAAGGCGCTGGCGGCGTTCCGCACCGGCGACGTCGACGTGCTGGTCGCCACCGATGTCGCCGCCCGCGGCATCGACATCGACGACATCACCCACGTGATCAACTACCAGATCCCCGACGACGAGCAGTCCTACGTGCACCGGATCGGGCGCACCGGCCGGGCCGGCAAGACCGGCATCGCCGTCACCCTGGTGGACTGGGACGAGATGCCGCGCTGGGGCATGATCGACAAGGCCCTTGGCCTGGACACCCCGGAGCCGGCCGAGACCTACTCCAACTCGCCGCACCTCTACGAGGAGCTCAACATCCCGACCGGCGCGACCGGCAGCATCGGCGCGCCGAAGCGGACGTCGTCCAAGCGAACCGAGCGCGCCCCGCGCGCCGAGCGGGAGTCCAAGCCGCGCGAGCGCACCCGGGAGCGTCGCCGCACCCGCGGTGGCCAGGCCGCGACCGCCGCCGCCGCGGCCGACGGGTCCGAGGCCACCGCGACCGTCATCGCCGAGCCGTCCGCCGGATCCGCCGAGGGTTCCGAGGCGCCGCGGCGTCGTCGCCGCCGGCGCCCGCGCAAGGCCCCGGCCGCCGCTGCCGCCGCCCCGGCCGCCGACGGCTGA
- a CDS encoding Rv3212 family protein — MVKPERRTRGDLIAAGVIAVVVILVAGVFWWTSDSRATEQRSATEPLPTPAKATEVPTGLRELWQAASPATARPVLVGNAVISGEGGTMAGRDPVSGEVRWSYRRDRPLCGVTYVYHWAVGVYPDSRGCGQVSAIKGATGGRGPTRTSYADKTVTLSSDGSTILSAGDTRLEQWRTDLVRTIAFGEVDARYKPGHIGLGKGCRLLSAAATASSTAVLQACPDQADVKLTLLKPADNDDEPTVRDVPQPGVTADSGARVVAVSSSTTAVYVPTPKPKLSIIDENGEETAAVLLNEPPTSPIGPTATSTAGSVLTWWTGRTVVVLSTDTMRYKYSVVAAGTDVPLGPATIMADKLLIPLTGGIGVFDVKTGIKQRLIPVARPASVTAVTLAVSGSTIIEQRGDQLVGLGA, encoded by the coding sequence ATGGTCAAACCCGAGCGCCGCACCCGCGGCGACCTGATCGCTGCCGGGGTGATCGCCGTCGTCGTGATCCTGGTGGCCGGCGTGTTCTGGTGGACCAGCGATTCGCGGGCCACCGAGCAGCGGTCGGCCACCGAGCCGCTGCCGACCCCGGCCAAGGCCACCGAGGTGCCCACCGGGCTGCGTGAACTGTGGCAGGCCGCCAGCCCGGCCACCGCCCGGCCGGTGCTGGTCGGCAACGCCGTGATCAGCGGCGAGGGCGGCACCATGGCCGGCCGCGACCCGGTCAGCGGCGAGGTGCGCTGGAGCTACCGCCGGGACCGGCCGCTGTGCGGGGTCACCTACGTCTACCACTGGGCGGTCGGGGTGTACCCGGACTCGCGCGGCTGCGGGCAGGTGTCGGCGATCAAGGGCGCCACCGGCGGGCGCGGCCCGACCCGGACCTCCTACGCCGACAAGACGGTGACGCTGTCCTCCGACGGCAGCACCATCTTGTCCGCCGGCGACACCCGGCTGGAGCAGTGGCGCACCGACCTGGTCCGCACCATCGCGTTCGGCGAGGTCGACGCCCGCTACAAGCCCGGCCACATCGGCCTGGGCAAGGGCTGCCGGCTGCTGTCGGCGGCGGCCACCGCGTCGTCCACCGCGGTGCTGCAGGCCTGCCCGGACCAGGCTGACGTCAAGCTCACCCTGCTCAAGCCCGCCGACAACGACGACGAGCCGACCGTCCGCGACGTCCCGCAGCCCGGGGTCACCGCGGACTCCGGGGCCCGGGTGGTGGCGGTGTCCTCGTCGACGACGGCGGTCTACGTGCCGACGCCCAAGCCGAAGCTGTCGATCATCGACGAGAACGGCGAGGAGACCGCCGCGGTGCTGCTCAACGAGCCGCCGACGTCCCCGATCGGGCCGACGGCGACGTCGACGGCGGGCAGCGTGCTCACCTGGTGGACCGGCCGGACCGTGGTGGTACTGAGCACCGACACCATGCGCTACAAGTACTCGGTGGTGGCCGCCGGCACCGATGTGCCGCTGGGGCCGGCGACGATCATGGCCGACAAGCTGCTCATCCCGCTGACCGGCGGGATCGGCGTGTTCGACGTCAAGACCGGCATCAAGCAGCGGCTGATCCCGGTGGCGCGGCCCGCCTCGGTGACCGCGGTGACGCTGGCGGTCAGCGGGTCGACGATCATCGAGCAGCGCGGCGACCAGCTCGTCGGTCTGGGCGCCTGA
- a CDS encoding ParA family protein, protein MSGTHVLAVANQKGGVAKTTTVASLGAALTAEGKRVLLVDLDPQGCLTFSLGQDPDKLPVSVHEVLLGDVEPDAALVETTEGMMLLPANIDLAGAEAMLLMRAGREYALKRALAKIADRFDVVILDCPPSLGVLTLNGLTAAGEVIVPLQCETLAHRGVGQFLRTVADVQQITNPDLTLLGALPTLYDSRTTHSRDVLLDVADRYQLPVLAPPIPRTVRFAEASASGATVLSGRKNKGAIAYRELAASLLRYWKSGTAMPTFTPEV, encoded by the coding sequence GTGAGCGGGACGCATGTGCTGGCGGTGGCCAATCAGAAGGGCGGCGTGGCCAAGACCACGACGGTGGCGTCGCTGGGCGCGGCGCTGACCGCCGAGGGTAAGCGGGTGCTGCTGGTCGACCTGGATCCGCAGGGCTGCCTGACCTTCTCGCTGGGCCAGGACCCGGACAAGTTGCCGGTGTCGGTGCACGAGGTGCTGCTCGGTGACGTCGAGCCGGATGCGGCGCTGGTCGAGACCACCGAGGGCATGATGCTGCTGCCGGCCAACATCGACCTGGCCGGCGCCGAGGCGATGCTGCTGATGCGCGCCGGGCGCGAGTACGCGCTGAAGCGGGCGCTGGCCAAGATCGCCGACCGGTTCGACGTGGTGATCCTGGACTGCCCGCCGTCGCTGGGGGTGCTGACACTCAACGGGCTGACCGCCGCGGGCGAGGTGATCGTGCCGCTGCAGTGCGAGACGCTGGCGCATCGGGGCGTCGGGCAGTTCCTGCGCACCGTCGCCGACGTGCAGCAGATCACCAACCCCGACCTGACCCTGCTGGGCGCGCTGCCCACCCTCTACGACTCGCGGACCACCCACAGCCGGGACGTGCTGCTCGACGTCGCCGACCGCTACCAGCTGCCGGTGCTCGCGCCGCCGATCCCGCGCACCGTGCGGTTCGCCGAGGCCAGCGCGTCGGGCGCCACGGTGCTGTCCGGCCGCAAGAACAAGGGTGCGATCGCCTACCGGGAGCTGGCGGCGTCGCTGCTGCGGTACTGGAAGTCCGGGACCGCCATGCCGACGTTCACCCCGGAGGTTTAG
- a CDS encoding isochorismate synthase gives MTPAFVLTGKDGTVVGAGAAATYTDPADAAEALRRGSVPLVAGALPFDPAAPAALTAPATLGDRLPDSPGAALPGGADVVAHPAPATHRGRVAAAIERLRAPGPLDKVVLARALTLTARDGGWDPLTVLHRLLAADPACYGYLVDLSPAGGGYRGATLVGASPELLVARAGDVVSCHPFAGSAPRDADPEVDAANGAALAASGKNRHEHALVIDAMREVLSPLCSSLEIADGPELHRTDALWHLGTPITGRLRSPATTALDLALALHPTPAVGGVPTAAATEVIAELEGDRGFYAGAVGWCDAAGDGRWVVSIRCARIAAGGGTATVHSGGGIVAESDPDDEVAETTAKFRTILSGLGVTP, from the coding sequence GTGACCCCGGCGTTCGTCCTGACCGGCAAGGACGGCACCGTCGTCGGCGCCGGGGCGGCGGCCACCTACACCGACCCCGCCGACGCCGCGGAGGCGCTGCGCCGCGGATCGGTGCCGCTGGTGGCAGGCGCGCTGCCGTTCGACCCGGCCGCCCCGGCCGCGCTGACCGCCCCCGCCACCCTCGGCGACCGGCTGCCGGACTCCCCCGGCGCCGCGCTGCCCGGCGGCGCCGACGTCGTCGCCCACCCCGCCCCGGCCACCCACCGGGGCCGGGTCGCGGCCGCCATCGAACGGCTGCGGGCGCCCGGCCCGCTGGACAAGGTGGTGCTGGCCCGGGCGCTGACGCTGACCGCGCGCGACGGCGGGTGGGATCCGCTGACGGTGCTGCACCGGCTGCTGGCCGCCGACCCGGCCTGCTACGGCTACCTGGTCGACCTGTCCCCGGCCGGCGGGGGGTATCGGGGTGCCACGCTGGTCGGCGCCAGCCCGGAGCTGCTGGTGGCCCGGGCCGGCGACGTGGTCAGCTGCCATCCGTTCGCCGGGTCGGCGCCGCGCGACGCCGACCCGGAGGTGGACGCCGCCAACGGGGCCGCGCTGGCCGCCTCCGGCAAGAACCGGCACGAGCACGCGCTGGTGATCGACGCGATGCGCGAGGTGCTCTCCCCGCTGTGCAGTTCGCTGGAGATCGCCGACGGGCCGGAGCTGCACCGCACCGACGCGCTGTGGCATCTGGGCACCCCGATCACCGGGCGGCTGCGGTCGCCGGCGACGACGGCGCTGGACCTGGCGCTGGCGCTGCACCCCACCCCGGCCGTCGGCGGGGTGCCGACCGCCGCGGCCACCGAGGTGATCGCCGAGCTGGAGGGCGACCGCGGCTTCTACGCCGGGGCGGTCGGCTGGTGCGACGCCGCCGGCGACGGCCGCTGGGTGGTGTCCATCCGCTGCGCCCGAATCGCCGCCGGCGGCGGCACCGCGACCGTGCACAGCGGCGGCGGGATCGTCGCCGAATCCGATCCCGACGACGAGGTCGCCGAGACCACCGCAAAGTTCCGCACCATCCTGTCCGGACTGGGAGTCACACCATGA
- a CDS encoding GNAT family N-acetyltransferase — protein MTVIRPARPTDVAEIVAMIRELAEFERALDQCTVTEAQLHAALFGPEPVASGFVVEVDGAVAATAVWFVNFSTWDGVGGIHLEDLYVRPAYRRRGLARALLAELARVCVARGYTRLSWAVLNWNVDAIALYDAVGGVPQHEWTGYRVSGAELTALAEEARP, from the coding sequence ATGACCGTCATCCGCCCCGCCCGCCCCACCGATGTGGCCGAGATCGTCGCGATGATCCGCGAGCTCGCCGAGTTCGAACGCGCGCTGGATCAGTGCACCGTCACCGAGGCCCAGCTGCACGCCGCGCTGTTCGGGCCCGAGCCGGTGGCCAGCGGGTTCGTCGTCGAGGTCGACGGCGCGGTGGCGGCCACCGCGGTGTGGTTCGTCAACTTCTCCACCTGGGACGGCGTCGGCGGCATCCATCTGGAGGACCTGTATGTACGCCCGGCGTACCGCCGCCGCGGACTGGCCCGCGCGTTGCTGGCCGAGCTGGCCCGGGTCTGCGTGGCCCGCGGCTACACCCGGCTGAGCTGGGCGGTGCTGAACTGGAACGTCGATGCCATCGCGCTGTACGACGCCGTCGGCGGGGTGCCGCAGCACGAATGGACCGGCTACCGGGTGTCCGGCGCCGAGCTGACGGCGCTGGCCGAAGAGGCCCGGCCCTAA